One window of the Lycorma delicatula isolate Av1 chromosome 3, ASM4794821v1, whole genome shotgun sequence genome contains the following:
- the LOC142322388 gene encoding solute carrier family 52, riboflavin transporter, member 3-A-like isoform X1, producing MENPEKDSLTEGTSLLHQTVTETKMVESCWTCDNRLLVDILAGLFGISAWLSVNAMYTQLPILVETAPEGWNLPSYLSILIQVANIGPVIYSVFQRYAPSAVRDSALISFIMMLGTASLLLMSFFYYQTTIVFGVRHSTPLFILTFCIALVGCTSSVLFIPFMNNYPEIHLVSYLVGEGLSGFIPSIISLVQGVGITRCVNKTIENGTVIKVNEMSPPLFSSQIFFLLMFLLMCASMISFFLLNKLPSCKTLKLRRKSTSATRSSTMETTDNNCLDTHLDNQMMNQIPKSTPSSLSPALYVGLLFLQSVISMFANGALPSIQSYSCLPYGNFAYHLAVNLANMANPAACFVAFFLPRTSLLSISVMSTMAAVAAVYNITTAAFSPEPPLQHQVIGIIVIVSSWVLCCGLVSYVKLSIAALFRREGGQGLFWYGAVTQAGAFVGSITVFYLINYAQLLKSYDPCR from the exons gttaACCGAAGGGACCTCTCTTCTTCATCAGACAGTTACCGAGACAAAAATGGTTGAAAGTTGTTGGACTTGTGACAATCGGCTGTTAGTCGATATATTAGCTGGATTATTTGGAATCAGTGCTTGGCTGTCTGTAAACGCTATGTACACACAACTTCCAATCCTCGTTGAAACTGCACCAGAAGGTTGGAATCTTCCGTCTTACCTTTCCATATTAATACAGGTAGCTAATATAGGCCCCGTTATATATAGCGTTTTTCAACGATATGCGCCGAGTGCGGTTCGTGATAGCgcattaatatcttttataatgaTGCTTGGTACAGCTTCTCTTTTActtatgtcatttttttattatcagacaACAATAGTTTTTGGAGTAAGACACAGTACACCTTTATTTATTCTAACATTCTGCATCGCTCTTGTCGGTTGTACTAGTTCTGtcctttttattccttttatgaataattatccCGAGATTCATTTAGTTTCTTACCTTGTCGGGGAAGGATTGAGTGGTTTTATACCTAGTATAATTTCATTAGTTCAAGGTGTAGGAATAACAAGGTGTGTTAATAAGACTATAGAAAACGgtactgttataaaagttaatgaaatgtcTCCACCGTTGTTTTCATCTCAGATATTCTTCCTGctgatgtttttattaatgtgtgCAAGCatgatttctttctttcttttaaataaacttccatCGTGCAAAACTTTGAAACTTAGAAGAAAATCAACTTCAGCTACTAGGTCATCGACAATGGAAACGACCGATAATAATTGTTTAGACACCCATTTAGATAACCAGATGATGAATCAAATTCCTAAATCTACTCCATCTTCTCTGTCTCCTGCTCTTTATGTAGGACTTCTTTTTCTTCAGTCCGTGATCTCAATGTTTGCAAATGGTGCTCTACCTAGTATACAGTCGTATTCTTGCCTTCCATATGGAAATTTTGCGTATCATTTAGCTGTTAATTTAGCTAATATGGCAAATCCAGCTGCTTGTTTTGTGGCATTTTTTTTACCACGTACTTCACTTTTATCAATTTCTGTTATGAGTACTATGGCTGCAGTTGCAGCCGTATACAATATAACAACTGCAGCATTTAGTCCTGAACCACCACTACAACATCAAGTTATCggaattattgttatt GTTTCCAGTTGGGTTCTATGTTGTGGACTTGTCTCGTATGTAAAATTATCAATAGCTGCTCTTTTCCGAAGGGAAGGTGGACAAGGACTTTTTTGGTATGGAGCGGTTACACAAGCCGGTGCATTTGTTGGATCAATAACTGTTTTCTATTTAATCAATTATGCTCAACTATTAAAAAGTTATGACCCTTGTCGGTAA
- the LOC142322388 gene encoding solute carrier family 52, riboflavin transporter, member 3-A-like isoform X2, whose product MVESCWTCDNRLLVDILAGLFGISAWLSVNAMYTQLPILVETAPEGWNLPSYLSILIQVANIGPVIYSVFQRYAPSAVRDSALISFIMMLGTASLLLMSFFYYQTTIVFGVRHSTPLFILTFCIALVGCTSSVLFIPFMNNYPEIHLVSYLVGEGLSGFIPSIISLVQGVGITRCVNKTIENGTVIKVNEMSPPLFSSQIFFLLMFLLMCASMISFFLLNKLPSCKTLKLRRKSTSATRSSTMETTDNNCLDTHLDNQMMNQIPKSTPSSLSPALYVGLLFLQSVISMFANGALPSIQSYSCLPYGNFAYHLAVNLANMANPAACFVAFFLPRTSLLSISVMSTMAAVAAVYNITTAAFSPEPPLQHQVIGIIVIVSSWVLCCGLVSYVKLSIAALFRREGGQGLFWYGAVTQAGAFVGSITVFYLINYAQLLKSYDPCR is encoded by the exons ATGGTTGAAAGTTGTTGGACTTGTGACAATCGGCTGTTAGTCGATATATTAGCTGGATTATTTGGAATCAGTGCTTGGCTGTCTGTAAACGCTATGTACACACAACTTCCAATCCTCGTTGAAACTGCACCAGAAGGTTGGAATCTTCCGTCTTACCTTTCCATATTAATACAGGTAGCTAATATAGGCCCCGTTATATATAGCGTTTTTCAACGATATGCGCCGAGTGCGGTTCGTGATAGCgcattaatatcttttataatgaTGCTTGGTACAGCTTCTCTTTTActtatgtcatttttttattatcagacaACAATAGTTTTTGGAGTAAGACACAGTACACCTTTATTTATTCTAACATTCTGCATCGCTCTTGTCGGTTGTACTAGTTCTGtcctttttattccttttatgaataattatccCGAGATTCATTTAGTTTCTTACCTTGTCGGGGAAGGATTGAGTGGTTTTATACCTAGTATAATTTCATTAGTTCAAGGTGTAGGAATAACAAGGTGTGTTAATAAGACTATAGAAAACGgtactgttataaaagttaatgaaatgtcTCCACCGTTGTTTTCATCTCAGATATTCTTCCTGctgatgtttttattaatgtgtgCAAGCatgatttctttctttcttttaaataaacttccatCGTGCAAAACTTTGAAACTTAGAAGAAAATCAACTTCAGCTACTAGGTCATCGACAATGGAAACGACCGATAATAATTGTTTAGACACCCATTTAGATAACCAGATGATGAATCAAATTCCTAAATCTACTCCATCTTCTCTGTCTCCTGCTCTTTATGTAGGACTTCTTTTTCTTCAGTCCGTGATCTCAATGTTTGCAAATGGTGCTCTACCTAGTATACAGTCGTATTCTTGCCTTCCATATGGAAATTTTGCGTATCATTTAGCTGTTAATTTAGCTAATATGGCAAATCCAGCTGCTTGTTTTGTGGCATTTTTTTTACCACGTACTTCACTTTTATCAATTTCTGTTATGAGTACTATGGCTGCAGTTGCAGCCGTATACAATATAACAACTGCAGCATTTAGTCCTGAACCACCACTACAACATCAAGTTATCggaattattgttatt GTTTCCAGTTGGGTTCTATGTTGTGGACTTGTCTCGTATGTAAAATTATCAATAGCTGCTCTTTTCCGAAGGGAAGGTGGACAAGGACTTTTTTGGTATGGAGCGGTTACACAAGCCGGTGCATTTGTTGGATCAATAACTGTTTTCTATTTAATCAATTATGCTCAACTATTAAAAAGTTATGACCCTTGTCGGTAA